From a single Candidatus Zixiibacteriota bacterium genomic region:
- a CDS encoding acyl-CoA dehydrogenase family protein, whose protein sequence is MDFSVSADPPHVVEFRKEVRAWLEENMRGAEHLRWSASWSTRENEEEYRFRRGLAEKLGKKGWLFPMFPKEYGGAGLTMDHQIVLETELFRYGLNLSHVFYTLARIVAPVLIRWGTEEQKREFLPPITRGEVCVWQVLTEPQGGSDIANCQTKAIRDGDVYVVNGQKVMVGHHVPPDFLWTLVCTDPGGKRHENLSWLHIPANLPGITIQPMHLMMGIKNAVFFDNVRVPAKYLIGGENNGWKVANTHMELEHGGDGRIAMDPLVERVVEYCRNTHVGGRPLIADPRVRDTIADMMIELNTLRRFNQRIYWHRFTKRPHPYGGPQQRYYQRMMRLRNAERLQQIMGADALVQDLSVHEVVDFEYAVRTGPGQLHGGGTLDTDRLIFARRLGLGRPVQEKAPETH, encoded by the coding sequence ATGGATTTTAGCGTATCGGCCGACCCCCCCCACGTCGTCGAGTTCAGGAAGGAAGTACGCGCGTGGCTCGAGGAGAACATGCGCGGAGCCGAGCACCTGCGCTGGTCGGCTTCCTGGTCGACCCGGGAGAACGAGGAGGAGTATCGATTCCGGCGCGGCCTGGCGGAAAAACTCGGCAAAAAAGGCTGGCTGTTTCCCATGTTTCCCAAGGAGTACGGCGGCGCCGGGTTGACCATGGACCACCAGATCGTGCTGGAGACGGAGCTGTTCCGCTACGGGCTCAACCTCTCGCACGTATTCTACACCCTCGCGCGGATCGTTGCGCCCGTCTTGATCCGCTGGGGAACCGAGGAGCAGAAGCGCGAGTTCCTGCCCCCGATCACCCGCGGAGAGGTCTGCGTGTGGCAGGTCCTGACCGAGCCCCAGGGCGGGAGCGACATCGCCAACTGCCAGACCAAGGCGATCCGCGACGGCGACGTCTACGTGGTCAACGGGCAGAAGGTCATGGTGGGCCATCACGTCCCGCCGGACTTCCTGTGGACGCTGGTGTGCACCGACCCCGGTGGAAAGCGCCACGAAAACCTCTCGTGGCTGCACATCCCCGCCAACCTGCCCGGCATCACCATCCAGCCCATGCACCTGATGATGGGAATCAAGAACGCGGTCTTCTTCGACAACGTCCGCGTGCCCGCCAAATACCTGATCGGCGGCGAGAACAACGGCTGGAAGGTGGCCAACACGCACATGGAGCTCGAGCATGGCGGTGACGGCCGCATCGCCATGGATCCGCTCGTGGAGAGGGTGGTCGAGTACTGCCGCAACACGCACGTCGGCGGCAGGCCGTTGATCGCGGACCCGCGAGTGCGCGACACGATCGCGGACATGATGATCGAGCTCAATACGCTTCGCCGTTTCAACCAGCGAATCTACTGGCATCGCTTCACGAAACGTCCCCATCCCTACGGCGGACCTCAGCAGCGTTACTACCAGCGCATGATGCGGCTGAGGAACGCGGAGCGGCTGCAGCAGATCATGGGCGCCGACGCCCTGGTGCAGGACCTGTCGGTGCACGAGGTGGTCGATTTCGAGTACGCGGTCCGCACCGGCCCGGGTCAATTGCACGGCGGCGGCACGCTCGACACCGATCGTCTGATTTTCGCCCGGCGCCTCGGTCTCGGGCGGCCGGTTCAGGAGAAAGCGCCCGAGACGCACTGA
- a CDS encoding CoA transferase — protein MRGVLEGVRVLELGNFISGPYAAVLLADMGAEVIKIENPQGGDPFRGWDLGGDQPNFWAYNRGKKSMTLNLQTPEGREIFYGLARTADVLLENYRPGVTRKLGIDYDTLKPMNEKLVYCSITGTGPSGPYVNRPAYDTVGQGLGGMLSLLMDAKDPRPIGPAYADCLSGLFAALGVVGALVARSRTGKGQHIDATMAGSILAFLNAPATETLASGRIPGPYSRPIQSQTYAFTGSDGLPFAIHLSSPQKFWEGLCRAVGRPELIDDPRFKTRPDRRKNYAELNRTFAEFFKEKPRAYWLERLEENDVPHTPVYNLAEVFQDPQIRHMGLEIRIERKSKPAIRTVKFPLEYSEDGVPHPAPPPELGEHNGEFLAQLGYDAKKQAELKEKGVI, from the coding sequence ATGAGAGGCGTTCTGGAAGGGGTGCGAGTTCTGGAGCTGGGCAATTTCATCTCCGGCCCTTACGCGGCCGTGCTGCTCGCGGACATGGGGGCGGAGGTGATCAAGATCGAGAATCCGCAGGGCGGGGATCCGTTTCGCGGCTGGGATCTCGGCGGCGACCAGCCCAACTTCTGGGCTTACAACCGCGGCAAGAAGAGCATGACGTTGAACCTCCAGACGCCGGAAGGCCGGGAGATCTTTTACGGCCTGGCCAGGACGGCCGACGTGCTTCTCGAAAACTATCGTCCCGGGGTGACCAGGAAACTCGGCATCGATTACGATACGCTGAAACCGATGAACGAGAAGCTCGTCTATTGCTCGATCACCGGGACGGGACCGAGCGGGCCGTATGTGAATCGGCCGGCCTACGACACGGTGGGGCAGGGGCTCGGAGGCATGTTGAGCCTTTTAATGGACGCCAAGGATCCCCGGCCGATCGGCCCCGCCTATGCGGACTGCCTGAGCGGCCTCTTTGCCGCGCTGGGGGTCGTCGGCGCTCTGGTGGCGCGCAGCCGGACGGGCAAGGGGCAGCACATCGACGCCACGATGGCGGGATCGATTCTCGCCTTCCTAAACGCTCCTGCGACGGAGACGCTGGCCAGCGGTCGAATTCCCGGCCCGTACAGCCGGCCGATACAGTCCCAGACCTACGCCTTCACGGGCTCCGACGGACTCCCGTTCGCGATCCACCTCTCGTCGCCGCAAAAGTTCTGGGAAGGGCTTTGCAGGGCGGTGGGTCGTCCGGAGCTGATCGATGACCCGCGCTTCAAGACCCGGCCGGACCGCAGGAAGAACTACGCCGAGCTCAACCGGACCTTCGCGGAGTTCTTCAAGGAAAAGCCGCGCGCCTACTGGCTCGAGCGGCTCGAAGAGAACGACGTGCCGCACACTCCCGTCTACAACCTCGCCGAGGTTTTCCAGGACCCGCAGATCCGCCATATGGGCCTCGAGATCCGGATCGAGCGGAAGAGCAAGCCTGCGATCCGCACGGTCAAATTCCCCCTGGAATACAGCGAGGACGGCGTTCCCCACCCTGCACCGCCGCCGGAGCTCGGCGAGCACAACGGAGAGTTTCTCGCTCAGCTCGGCTACGACGCGAAAAAGCAGGCGGAGCTGAAAGAAAAGGGCGTGATCTGA
- a CDS encoding acyl-CoA thioesterase: MLVNRRTLRIEWGQCDPAGVVFYPQYLVIFDNSTAALFERTGLSLSALRQKYGIAGLPVVEVGARFLLPCRFEDEIVVESGVSEWGRSSFTVRHRLVKAEGLAVEGFEKRVWAAPHPDRPGAMQSRPVPAEIIARLSDPQGTGTKSSD; the protein is encoded by the coding sequence ATGCTCGTCAACCGTCGCACCCTGCGGATCGAATGGGGTCAGTGCGATCCCGCCGGAGTCGTCTTTTACCCGCAATACCTCGTCATCTTCGACAACAGCACCGCGGCCTTGTTCGAGCGCACCGGCCTTTCGCTTTCGGCGCTGCGGCAAAAGTACGGAATCGCCGGCCTTCCCGTCGTCGAGGTCGGCGCGCGCTTCCTCCTGCCCTGCCGCTTCGAGGACGAAATCGTGGTGGAAAGCGGGGTGAGCGAGTGGGGGCGGAGCAGCTTCACCGTGCGCCACCGCCTCGTGAAGGCCGAGGGGCTCGCCGTCGAGGGCTTCGAGAAACGGGTCTGGGCCGCTCCTCATCCCGACCGGCCCGGAGCGATGCAGTCCCGGCCGGTTCCGGCCGAGATCATCGCCCGCCTTTCCGATCCCCAGGGGACAGGGACGAAAAGCAGCGACTGA
- a CDS encoding CoA transferase, translating into MSDTRALGGTVAVDASGHVAGPYAASLLGDLGCEVIKIELPNGGDTHRGRNPKYDGYGPSFRALNRNKKSVTLDLRHEKGREILSRLLRTADIFIENFRPARRRELGLEYELLSKQNPRLVHCSISGFGQSGPYRDKPGFDTIGQALSGMLSLVTELDRPRVAGFSITDHCAGIFAAHGILAALLARERTGRGQFVDVSLLQVSLAFIESHVADYLNGGEAVSRDNFPKGRIYCFVCADGKPLVVHLSGHQHAWEGLLRAVNRTDLLADPRCTDRAARTKHHYELLELLEAEFRRKPRAYWIEVLDAQHLANAPINTIEEVFENPQVKHLGIPKEICHPKMGPSKLIGSPINLSETPPRFFRAAPLLGEHTEEVLGSLGYGHEEIEQLRKSGVI; encoded by the coding sequence ATGAGCGACACCCGAGCCCTCGGAGGAACCGTTGCCGTGGACGCCAGCGGTCATGTGGCCGGCCCCTATGCCGCAAGCCTGCTCGGTGATCTCGGCTGTGAGGTGATCAAGATAGAGTTGCCGAACGGCGGCGACACCCACCGCGGTCGAAACCCGAAATACGACGGGTACGGCCCGAGTTTTCGCGCGCTCAACCGCAACAAGAAGAGCGTGACCCTCGACCTGCGTCACGAGAAAGGCAGGGAGATCCTCTCCAGGCTCCTCCGGACCGCGGACATCTTCATCGAGAACTTCCGGCCGGCCAGGAGGCGTGAGCTCGGCCTGGAGTACGAGCTGCTCTCGAAGCAGAATCCGCGGCTGGTGCACTGCTCGATTTCGGGCTTCGGCCAGAGCGGGCCGTACCGCGATAAGCCGGGCTTCGACACCATCGGGCAGGCGCTGAGCGGCATGCTGAGCCTGGTGACCGAGCTCGACCGCCCCAGGGTGGCGGGCTTTTCGATCACGGACCATTGCGCCGGCATCTTTGCCGCCCACGGAATCCTCGCCGCTTTGCTCGCGCGGGAAAGGACCGGGCGCGGCCAGTTCGTCGACGTCTCGCTGCTCCAGGTGAGCCTCGCGTTCATCGAATCTCACGTGGCCGACTACCTGAACGGCGGCGAGGCGGTTTCGCGCGACAATTTTCCGAAGGGGCGGATCTACTGTTTCGTCTGCGCCGACGGCAAGCCGCTGGTGGTCCATCTTTCCGGCCACCAGCACGCCTGGGAGGGGCTGCTCAGGGCCGTGAACCGCACGGACCTGCTCGCCGACCCCCGCTGCACGGACCGGGCGGCACGCACGAAGCACCACTACGAGCTGCTCGAGCTGCTCGAAGCGGAGTTCCGCCGCAAGCCGCGCGCCTACTGGATCGAGGTCCTCGACGCGCAGCATCTCGCCAACGCCCCGATCAACACGATCGAGGAGGTTTTCGAGAATCCGCAGGTGAAGCACCTCGGCATTCCCAAGGAAATCTGCCATCCGAAAATGGGCCCCAGCAAGCTGATCGGAAGCCCCATCAACCTCTCCGAGACGCCGCCCCGGTTTTTCCGTGCGGCACCGCTGCTCGGCGAGCACACCGAGGAGGTTCTGGGCAGCCTCGGCTACGGGCACGAAGAGATCGAGCAGTTGCGCAAGAGCGGCGTGATTTAG
- a CDS encoding 3',5'-cyclic-nucleotide phosphodiesterase: MKIRVLGCSGGQIPGYRLSSFLIDDSLLVDAGSATAALSLAAQRKIRHVLVTHTHLDHVGTLGPLADNLFGNRTQVTVWSDREIVRGLRRYFFNDQIWPDFTRITARAQRIPVLRLRPLPRGRATAVGRHRVTGVPVNHVVPSVALFIERDSRTLLHVGDTGPTERVWSAAARCPTLRAVVVETSFPNRLQEIADASRHLTPRTLAAELKKLGERAVPILITHLKPEYRREIIGELRAMKDPRVRILKDGDVIAL, from the coding sequence ATGAAGATCCGAGTTCTCGGCTGCTCGGGCGGCCAGATTCCAGGGTACCGGCTCTCCTCCTTCTTGATCGACGACTCGCTCCTGGTCGACGCTGGCTCGGCGACGGCGGCGCTCAGCTTGGCGGCCCAGAGAAAGATCCGACACGTGCTGGTGACCCATACCCATCTCGACCACGTGGGAACCCTGGGTCCGCTGGCGGACAACCTTTTCGGCAACCGCACGCAGGTCACGGTTTGGAGCGACCGCGAGATCGTCCGCGGCCTGCGGCGCTATTTTTTCAACGACCAGATCTGGCCCGACTTCACCCGTATCACCGCCCGCGCCCAACGCATTCCCGTCCTGCGCTTGCGGCCGCTGCCGCGCGGGCGCGCCACGGCGGTGGGGCGCCACCGGGTGACCGGCGTCCCCGTCAATCACGTGGTGCCCAGCGTCGCGCTTTTCATCGAGCGCGATTCGCGCACGCTGCTGCATGTCGGCGATACCGGCCCCACCGAGCGCGTCTGGTCGGCCGCCGCCCGTTGCCCGACGCTCCGCGCTGTCGTCGTCGAGACTTCGTTTCCCAACCGCCTCCAGGAAATCGCCGACGCGAGCCGCCATCTGACACCGCGAACGCTGGCCGCCGAGCTGAAGAAGCTCGGGGAGCGGGCGGTGCCGATCCTGATCACCCACCTCAAGCCGGAATATCGACGCGAGATCATCGGCGAGCTTCGGGCGATGAAGGACCCCCGCGTGCGCATTCTGAAGGACGGGGACGTGATCGCGCTGTAG
- a CDS encoding adenylate/guanylate cyclase domain-containing protein: MASLDRSLSLKVALLIAGILIAAFTVLFFANLRREEQLRVEKYRETARLLATSMMTSIENGMIEGRPDIIRRLVQEMKTELKEVRALGVYRRNGVEAFTDLKTVEEVDFAHGLDPDMVARIARMKRDPGSRIDHPLFRRAVETVEPQETYESTPNGRWLTVFQPLRNLSDCQGCHGSEDRVRGIMRVSLGLDRLDAELAAERTRRIIIALVTIVILSTALIAFLGRVVLRPVAQVAAAARRIGAGEFDSLVRVRSRDEIGQLGEAINEMSARLKQAYEQLEAKNRELDEALKTLRDSMKRVELLEQLKGELSKFVPESVQRLLERNPNATELEKSERDVSVLFLDIAGYTRLSEQMDPKQLNRLVQRYFSSFLEIIHDHHGEVNETAGDGLMVIFQSDRSQVEHALNATRSALAIHRRVDELNEEFAGVFQPVFLHVGINSGTALVGATKLSSPSGERWTFTATGPVTNVAARVAGQAGGGEILVSGATADRIRDHFVLENLGERALKNVAEPVRLFRLVPPGVYDRVARSGDSIA; encoded by the coding sequence GTGGCGAGCCTGGATCGCAGCTTATCCTTGAAGGTCGCGCTGCTGATCGCCGGAATCCTGATCGCCGCCTTCACGGTGCTGTTCTTCGCCAACCTGCGCCGCGAGGAGCAGTTGCGGGTGGAAAAGTACCGCGAAACCGCCCGGCTTCTCGCCACCTCCATGATGACCAGCATCGAAAACGGCATGATCGAGGGCCGGCCCGACATCATCCGTCGCCTGGTGCAGGAGATGAAAACCGAGCTGAAGGAGGTTCGCGCCCTCGGCGTCTACCGGCGAAACGGGGTCGAGGCCTTCACCGACTTGAAGACGGTCGAGGAGGTCGATTTCGCCCATGGCCTCGACCCCGATATGGTGGCCCGCATCGCCAGGATGAAGCGCGATCCCGGAAGCCGGATCGATCACCCGCTTTTTCGCCGCGCCGTCGAGACCGTCGAGCCGCAGGAAACCTATGAAAGCACCCCGAACGGACGTTGGCTAACGGTGTTTCAGCCGCTGCGCAACCTCTCCGACTGCCAGGGGTGCCACGGCAGCGAAGACAGGGTGCGGGGCATCATGAGGGTCAGTCTCGGCCTCGACAGGCTCGACGCCGAGTTGGCCGCGGAACGAACCCGGAGGATCATCATAGCGCTCGTCACGATCGTGATCTTGAGCACCGCGCTGATCGCCTTTCTCGGGCGTGTGGTCCTGCGCCCGGTGGCGCAGGTCGCCGCCGCGGCACGGCGCATCGGCGCCGGCGAATTCGACTCCCTGGTGCGCGTCCGCTCGCGCGACGAGATCGGCCAGCTGGGAGAGGCGATCAACGAGATGAGCGCGCGGCTCAAGCAGGCCTACGAGCAGCTGGAAGCGAAGAACCGCGAGCTCGACGAGGCGCTGAAGACGCTCAGGGACTCGATGAAGCGCGTCGAGCTGCTGGAGCAGCTCAAAGGCGAGCTGTCGAAGTTCGTGCCCGAGTCGGTGCAGCGCCTGCTCGAGCGCAATCCGAACGCGACCGAGCTGGAAAAGAGCGAGCGCGACGTTTCCGTGCTGTTCCTCGACATCGCCGGATACACCCGCCTTTCCGAGCAGATGGACCCCAAACAGCTCAACCGCCTCGTCCAGAGGTATTTCTCGAGCTTCCTCGAGATCATCCACGACCACCACGGGGAGGTCAACGAGACTGCGGGCGACGGCCTGATGGTGATTTTCCAGAGCGACCGCTCGCAGGTCGAGCACGCCCTCAACGCCACGCGGAGCGCGCTCGCGATTCACCGGCGCGTGGACGAGCTCAACGAGGAATTCGCCGGCGTATTCCAGCCGGTCTTCCTTCACGTCGGGATCAACAGCGGCACCGCCCTGGTAGGGGCGACCAAGCTTTCCTCGCCTTCCGGCGAGCGCTGGACCTTCACCGCAACCGGCCCCGTGACCAACGTCGCCGCCCGGGTCGCCGGCCAAGCGGGCGGCGGCGAGATTCTCGTCAGCGGCGCCACAGCGGACCGCATCCGCGACCACTTCGTCCTGGAGAATCTGGGCGAGCGGGCGCTGAAGAACGTGGCGGAGCCCGTAAGGCTCTTCAGGCTGGTGCCCCCCGGCGTCTACGACCGGGTAGCCCGCAGCGGCGACTCGATCGCGTGA
- a CDS encoding acyl-CoA dehydrogenase family protein, which translates to MDLSLTETQEMFKKVASDFVKAEVPAHLMTRWYKDKETFQPRLFRKAVELGWVGMMLPEQYGGAAMSAMDCGVVFEELGRGPVPGPLFSSGVLAAQAIFEAGTDEQKQALLPAICKGESIVIPAINDKASSWGPESVETRLVKTPDGYLMSGTKRFVFDAQAATSFLCAARTEEGQVVFVLIDAKSPGVTVTPLVGFLVSAAEVRFDRVRIPASALLGAGGSDWRTFDAALEKSLPILCAYQVGASQEVFDITCEYTRTRVVFGQPIGRFQRVQDHCVEISIHLDAARWATYETLWRLDTGIPARAAVHEAKAVASEGYYQATNYAHMVWAGPGTDYGHPMMAHSVLAHTLYQYLGTPAQHKRLMMDTLYPVS; encoded by the coding sequence ATGGACTTATCGTTGACCGAAACGCAGGAGATGTTCAAGAAAGTCGCTTCGGACTTCGTGAAAGCCGAGGTCCCGGCGCATTTGATGACCCGCTGGTACAAGGACAAGGAAACCTTCCAGCCGCGGCTGTTCCGCAAGGCGGTCGAGCTGGGCTGGGTCGGCATGATGCTGCCCGAACAGTACGGCGGCGCTGCGATGTCGGCCATGGACTGCGGCGTCGTCTTCGAAGAGCTGGGCCGCGGCCCGGTTCCGGGTCCGCTGTTTTCCTCGGGCGTTCTGGCCGCGCAGGCGATCTTCGAGGCGGGAACCGACGAGCAAAAGCAAGCCCTGCTGCCCGCGATCTGCAAGGGCGAGTCGATCGTGATCCCGGCGATCAACGACAAGGCGTCTTCGTGGGGCCCCGAGTCGGTGGAGACCCGTCTGGTCAAGACCCCGGACGGCTATCTGATGAGCGGCACGAAGCGTTTCGTCTTCGACGCCCAAGCCGCCACGAGCTTCCTCTGCGCCGCGCGCACGGAGGAAGGGCAGGTGGTTTTCGTGTTGATCGACGCGAAGAGCCCTGGAGTGACCGTCACTCCTCTGGTGGGCTTTCTCGTGTCCGCCGCCGAGGTGCGCTTCGACCGGGTGCGAATCCCCGCCTCCGCCTTGCTCGGCGCCGGCGGATCGGACTGGCGAACGTTCGACGCGGCCCTGGAAAAGTCCCTGCCGATTCTTTGCGCCTATCAGGTAGGCGCCTCGCAGGAGGTCTTCGACATCACGTGCGAGTACACCCGCACCCGGGTCGTCTTCGGCCAGCCCATCGGCCGGTTTCAGCGGGTGCAGGATCATTGCGTCGAGATCTCGATCCACCTGGATGCCGCGCGCTGGGCGACCTACGAAACCCTCTGGCGCCTCGACACCGGGATACCGGCGCGGGCCGCGGTCCACGAAGCCAAGGCGGTCGCGAGCGAGGGCTATTACCAGGCAACCAACTACGCCCACATGGTCTGGGCGGGGCCGGGCACCGATTACGGCCATCCCATGATGGCTCACAGCGTGCTGGCCCACACGCTTTACCAGTATCTGGGAACGCCGGCGCAGCACAAGCGGCTGATGATGGATACGCTCTACCCCGTGTCCTAG
- a CDS encoding extracellular solute-binding protein, giving the protein MKLLLRALSSLLACFAFAAAPLSAQSVSLVEGARKEGRLVWYTSMAVDTSKPLLDAFLRDHPFIKADLVRLGEEQLMTRILGEVRGGKWGFDVMSGSAISTLVDRGIIAPYLTPGRAGYRDEFMDPQGYWTGVFVNNLVLAYNTSQLPAKEAPRDYTDLLDPKWKGKMLMDSTDYDWYGTLLSVWGRERTIRYMKQLARQEPQWRRGHGLTAQLVAAGETPLAWAYSFRIERMKKDGAPVDWIETFDPIVTTVSGIGLSARPTNPNAAKLFIDFVTSTRAQMMIREMRRIPARSDVKPLAPKMDQSRLKLKAVPKEVYLRLDEHAREFRQIFGL; this is encoded by the coding sequence ATGAAATTGCTCCTGCGCGCGCTCTCGTCGTTGCTGGCTTGCTTCGCGTTTGCGGCGGCGCCGCTTTCCGCCCAGAGCGTCTCCCTCGTCGAAGGCGCCCGCAAAGAAGGCAGGCTGGTATGGTACACCTCGATGGCCGTCGACACCTCGAAGCCCCTGCTGGATGCGTTCCTCAGGGACCATCCGTTCATCAAGGCGGACCTCGTCCGCCTGGGCGAGGAGCAGCTGATGACGCGCATCCTCGGGGAGGTGCGCGGCGGCAAGTGGGGGTTCGACGTGATGTCGGGAAGCGCCATCTCGACGCTGGTGGACCGGGGTATCATCGCCCCTTATCTCACCCCGGGGCGCGCGGGCTACCGCGACGAGTTCATGGATCCCCAGGGCTACTGGACCGGCGTCTTCGTCAACAACCTCGTGCTCGCCTATAACACGAGCCAGCTTCCCGCGAAGGAGGCGCCCCGAGACTACACCGACCTGCTCGACCCCAAGTGGAAGGGCAAGATGTTGATGGACTCCACGGACTATGACTGGTACGGAACGCTGCTCAGCGTCTGGGGACGGGAGCGGACGATTCGTTACATGAAGCAGCTCGCCCGCCAGGAGCCCCAGTGGCGTCGGGGACACGGGCTTACCGCTCAGCTGGTGGCGGCCGGCGAGACGCCGCTCGCCTGGGCTTACAGCTTCCGGATCGAGAGGATGAAAAAGGATGGCGCCCCGGTCGATTGGATCGAGACCTTCGATCCGATCGTGACCACCGTCAGCGGCATCGGCCTCAGCGCCAGGCCGACCAATCCGAATGCGGCCAAGCTGTTCATCGATTTCGTAACGTCGACCAGGGCGCAGATGATGATCCGCGAGATGCGCCGCATCCCGGCCCGCAGCGACGTCAAGCCGCTGGCGCCCAAGATGGATCAGAGCAGGCTCAAGCTCAAAGCGGTCCCCAAAGAGGTTTATCTCCGCCTCGACGAGCACGCGCGCGAATTTCGGCAGATCTTCGGGCTCTGA
- the hemW gene encoding radical SAM family heme chaperone HemW, with translation MATAQGPFSLYVHIPYCGSKCPYCDFNSHVVPAVPEAAYTDALVGELDARAGLEEWRDRAIQTVFFGGGTPSLFRPQSIARLLERAAARFGFLRDCEITLEANPGTVDPEKLRGYRNCGINRISLGAQSFQPRLLRFLGRTHTAEETEQALAHVERSGFENFSLDLIYAVPGQTLEELDSDLRVALSFRPPHLSAYNLTIEEGTPFHRELAAGRLRPLGEEEEIEMADRIEQRLGEAGLLRYEISNYARPGFESRHNLNYWRGGDYLGLGAGAHSFARDGAHNAGGRRWWNEKSPARYIERVAESGFAAAGTEESDPEKAAGEFVLSGLRLSAGISLTAFSARFGKNLLELRPEIPDWIDAGFMEVEGDRLRLTRRGLMVANSLFVHFV, from the coding sequence ATGGCGACCGCGCAAGGACCGTTTTCGCTCTACGTCCATATTCCTTACTGCGGCAGCAAGTGTCCTTATTGCGATTTCAACTCGCACGTCGTTCCCGCCGTCCCCGAAGCTGCCTATACCGACGCCTTGGTGGGTGAGCTCGACGCCCGCGCCGGCCTGGAGGAGTGGCGCGACAGGGCGATCCAAACGGTCTTCTTCGGCGGTGGCACTCCCTCGCTCTTCCGACCGCAAAGCATCGCCCGGCTGCTGGAGCGGGCGGCCGCGCGCTTCGGTTTTCTTCGGGATTGTGAAATAACGCTGGAGGCCAACCCTGGCACGGTCGATCCCGAAAAGCTTCGCGGCTACCGGAACTGCGGCATCAACCGGATCAGCCTGGGGGCCCAATCCTTTCAGCCGCGCTTGCTCCGTTTCCTGGGACGCACGCACACGGCGGAGGAGACCGAGCAGGCGCTCGCGCACGTTGAGCGCTCCGGCTTCGAGAACTTCAGCCTGGATCTGATCTACGCGGTCCCGGGCCAGACCCTCGAGGAGCTGGATTCGGACCTCCGGGTGGCGCTCAGCTTTCGACCTCCCCACCTCTCCGCCTACAACCTCACGATCGAGGAGGGAACCCCATTTCACCGGGAGCTCGCGGCCGGCAGGCTGAGGCCGCTCGGCGAAGAGGAAGAGATCGAAATGGCCGACCGGATCGAACAGAGGCTGGGCGAAGCCGGGCTCCTCCGCTACGAGATCTCGAACTACGCCCGGCCGGGTTTCGAGTCGCGCCACAACCTGAATTACTGGCGGGGGGGCGACTATCTCGGCCTCGGAGCCGGCGCCCACAGCTTCGCGCGCGACGGGGCGCACAACGCCGGCGGAAGGCGCTGGTGGAACGAGAAGAGCCCCGCCCGCTACATCGAGCGAGTGGCCGAAAGCGGCTTTGCCGCCGCGGGCACGGAGGAGAGCGACCCGGAGAAGGCGGCGGGCGAGTTCGTCCTGTCCGGTCTCAGGCTGAGCGCCGGGATTTCTCTTACGGCGTTTTCGGCCCGCTTCGGGAAGAACCTGCTCGAGCTTCGCCCGGAAATCCCGGACTGGATCGACGCGGGCTTCATGGAAGTGGAAGGCGACCGGCTTCGGCTCACGCGTCGCGGCCTGATGGTGGCGAACTCGCTGTTCGTCCACTTCGTCTAG